The Mangrovibacterium diazotrophicum genome has a segment encoding these proteins:
- a CDS encoding catalase has product MMSNKRLTTTAGAPVSSNQNSLTAGQRGPVLMQDYQLIEKLAHQNRERIPERVVHAKGWGAFGTFTVTNDISQYSCAKVFSEVGKKTEMLARFSTVAGEQGAADAERDVRGFALKFYTEEGNWDLVGNNTPVFFIRDPYKFPDFIHTQKRHPKTNMRSATAMWDFWSQVPESLHQVTILMSDRGIPTAPMYMNGYGSHTYSFWNKDGERFWVKFHFKTQQGHRHFTNEEAEQVIGQNRESYQEALFGTIERGEFPKWNVFVQVMPEADAEKTPYNPFDLTKVWPHADYPLVEVGVMELNKNPENYFQMIENAAFSPSNVVPGIGFSPDKMLQGRIFSYADAHRYRLGTHYEMLPPNQPKCPFHHYHKDGAMRFFDNGNSNPDAYYEPNSFGGPVEDPSVAEPAMKISGDADRYGYDTSYDDFKQPGDLFRMFDDEQRERLFKNIAGAMQGVPSEIIEKQLKHFDAADPAYGAGVRKALGISK; this is encoded by the coding sequence ATTATGAGCAACAAAAGATTGACAACAACAGCCGGAGCTCCGGTTTCGAGCAACCAGAATTCGTTAACGGCCGGACAAAGAGGCCCGGTTTTGATGCAGGATTACCAATTGATTGAAAAACTGGCTCACCAAAATCGCGAGCGCATTCCCGAACGTGTAGTGCACGCCAAAGGCTGGGGAGCTTTCGGTACTTTCACTGTTACAAACGACATCAGTCAATACAGCTGTGCCAAAGTTTTCAGCGAGGTAGGTAAAAAAACCGAGATGCTGGCTCGTTTTTCGACTGTTGCCGGCGAGCAGGGTGCCGCCGATGCCGAACGCGATGTTCGTGGATTCGCACTGAAATTCTATACTGAAGAAGGCAACTGGGATTTGGTGGGTAACAACACACCCGTTTTCTTTATCCGCGATCCTTACAAATTCCCGGATTTTATTCATACACAGAAACGTCACCCGAAAACCAACATGCGTTCAGCCACTGCCATGTGGGATTTTTGGTCGCAAGTACCCGAAAGTTTACACCAGGTAACCATTTTGATGTCGGATCGCGGTATCCCCACAGCACCGATGTACATGAACGGCTACGGATCGCACACCTACAGTTTCTGGAATAAGGACGGCGAACGTTTCTGGGTGAAGTTCCATTTCAAGACACAACAAGGACACCGTCACTTTACCAATGAAGAAGCCGAGCAGGTGATCGGGCAAAATCGCGAATCGTACCAGGAAGCACTTTTCGGAACTATCGAACGCGGCGAGTTCCCGAAATGGAATGTATTTGTGCAAGTGATGCCAGAAGCAGATGCCGAAAAAACGCCCTACAATCCGTTCGACCTTACCAAAGTGTGGCCGCATGCCGATTACCCGCTGGTAGAAGTCGGTGTAATGGAACTGAATAAAAACCCGGAGAACTATTTCCAAATGATTGAAAATGCTGCTTTCTCGCCGTCAAATGTAGTGCCCGGAATTGGCTTCTCGCCCGACAAAATGTTGCAGGGTCGTATTTTCTCATACGCCGATGCACACCGCTATCGTTTGGGCACGCACTATGAAATGTTGCCGCCGAACCAACCCAAATGCCCGTTCCACCATTACCATAAAGACGGAGCTATGCGCTTCTTCGACAATGGAAACTCGAATCCGGATGCTTACTACGAGCCGAACTCATTCGGCGGGCCGGTGGAAGACCCGAGCGTTGCCGAGCCAGCAATGAAAATCAGCGGTGATGCCGATCGTTACGGTTACGATACCAGTTATGACGATTTCAAACAGCCGGGCGACCTGTTCCGCATGTTTGACGACGAACAACGCGAACGTTTGTTCAAAAATATTGCCGGTGCCATGCAAGGTGTTCCTTCAGAAATCATCGAAAAACAACTGAAACATTTTGATGCCGCAGACCCTGCTTACGGTGCGGGAGTGCGAAAAGCATTAGGTATTTCAAAATAA
- a CDS encoding hydrogen peroxide-inducible genes activator, with translation MTIQQLAYIVALDDHRHFVKAAESCLVAQPTLTLQVKKLEEEVGLTLFDRTKHPLQPTPMGEKFIQKARSILREVNELKEIVNTDKDELEGSFVLGIIPTLAPYLLPRFVRRFCDEHPKIKLEIKEMQSVHIITSLKSNLIQMGIMATPVDDNAIKEIPLFNEPFLVYANPGHPLLEKEYVDQKDIVGDGLWLLNEGHCFRNQVMNICSMQTKAAAHPGLSFESGSIETIKNMVRSDMGYSLIPELSVNEQIDRDLVRRFKAPELTREISLVAHHSFTRSVLLDHLRKSIVAGIPSTFKRNTNVARVKWT, from the coding sequence ATGACAATTCAGCAACTTGCTTATATTGTGGCGCTTGATGATCATCGGCACTTTGTGAAGGCAGCCGAAAGTTGTTTGGTTGCCCAGCCAACCTTGACGCTGCAGGTTAAAAAACTGGAAGAGGAGGTTGGTTTGACCTTGTTTGATCGCACCAAACACCCGCTGCAGCCAACGCCAATGGGGGAGAAGTTCATTCAAAAAGCCCGGTCGATTTTAAGGGAGGTGAATGAGCTGAAGGAAATTGTTAATACTGACAAAGATGAATTGGAAGGAAGTTTTGTGTTGGGTATCATCCCGACGCTTGCTCCTTATTTGCTGCCGAGGTTTGTTCGGCGATTCTGCGATGAACATCCCAAAATAAAATTGGAGATCAAGGAAATGCAGAGCGTGCATATTATCACCAGTTTGAAAAGTAATTTAATTCAGATGGGAATTATGGCTACGCCTGTTGACGACAACGCGATCAAAGAAATTCCGCTGTTCAACGAACCCTTTTTAGTGTATGCAAACCCGGGACATCCTTTGTTGGAAAAGGAATACGTGGATCAGAAGGACATTGTAGGAGACGGTTTGTGGCTGCTCAACGAAGGACATTGCTTTCGGAACCAGGTGATGAATATCTGCAGTATGCAAACAAAAGCGGCGGCGCATCCGGGGCTGTCGTTCGAAAGCGGATCGATCGAGACTATTAAAAATATGGTGCGTAGCGATATGGGCTATTCGTTAATCCCGGAGTTGTCGGTGAACGAGCAAATCGATCGGGATCTCGTTCGTCGGTTTAAAGCGCCGGAGCTCACCCGCGAAATAAGCTTGGTGGCTCATCACAGTTTTACACGCTCCGTATTGCTCGATCATTTGCGAAAATCGATCGTTGCCGGAATCCCTTCAACATTCAAACGAAACACCAACGTTGCGCGGGTAAAATGGACCTGA